From Salvelinus sp. IW2-2015 unplaced genomic scaffold, ASM291031v2 Un_scaffold1777, whole genome shotgun sequence, a single genomic window includes:
- the LOC139024682 gene encoding uncharacterized protein isoform X2 has product MRSSDSCGWPGAWPLTRSPGVWCFIRTLVRLASGLSGHCVKKQCCLAESCFVGRAALDLRLSRVHTGVAAMGQNYLPIENHKIGEKKGVKKXYIIFVCLLCLQTSTHYRLLQISTYYRRLTSTXYRLLPTTDFYLLQTSTFQPTSTFLQTSTFYRLLQTSPFYILLPFYRLLPFYRLLPSTDFYRRLPSTYFYLLQTSTYYRRLPSTDFYRLLQSTDFYLLPDVYRLQTSPFYRLLPTTDVSLLQTSTVYRLLPTTDVSLLQTSTVYRLLPTTDCYRLTDVSLLQTSTVYRLLPTTDVYRLLLLQTSPFYRLLPSTDDYRLLSS; this is encoded by the exons atgcgctctagtgactcctgtggctggcCGGGCGCATGGCccctgacacggtcgccaggtgtatggtgtttcatcagaacattggtgcggctggcttccgggttaagcgggcattgtgtcaagaagcagtgctgcttggctgAGTCGTGTTTCGTGGGAcgcgcggctctcgaccttcgcctctcccgagtccatacgggagttgcagcgatgggacaaaactACCTACCAATTGAaaaccacaaaattggggagaaaaaaggggtaaaaaaaaKATAtataatttttgtttgtttgttatgtctACAGACTTCTACACACTACAGACTTCTACAGATCTCTACCTACTACAGACGTCTGACTTCTACMKWCTACAGACTTCTACCTACTACAGACTTCTACCTTCTACAGACTTCTACCTTTCAACCTACTTCTACCTTTCTACAGACTTCTACCTTCTACAGACTTCTACAGACGTCTCCCTTCTACATACTTCTACCTTTCTACAGACTTCTACCTTTCTACAGACTTCTACCTTCTACAGACTTCTACAGACGTCTCCCTTCTACATACTTCTACCTTCTACAGACTTCTACCTACTACAGACGTCTCCCTTCTACAG ACTTCTACAGACTTCTACAGTCTACAGACTTCTACCTACTACCAGACGTCTACAGACTACAGACTTCTCCCTTCTACAGACTTTTACCTACTACAGACGTCTCCCTTCTACAGACTTCTACAGTCTACAGACTTCTACCTACTACAGACGTCTCACTTCTACAGACTTCTACAGTCTACAGACTTCTACCTACTACAGACTGTTACAGACTAACAGACGTCTCCCTTCTACAGACTTCTACAGTCTACAGACTTCTACCTACTACAGACGTCTACAGACTTCTCCTTCTACAGACTTCTCCCTTCTACAGACTTCTAC CTTCTACAGACGACTACAGACTTCTCTCCTCCTGA
- the LOC139024682 gene encoding uncharacterized protein isoform X3, whose translation MRSSDSCGWPGAWPLTRSPGVWCFIRTLVRLASGLSGHCVKKQCCLAESCFVGRAALDLRLSRVHTGVAAMGQNYLPIENHKIGEKKGVKKXYIIFVCLLCLQTSTHYRLLQISTYYRRLTSTXYRLLPTTDFYLLQTSTFQPTSTFLQTSTFYRLLQTSPFYILLPFYRLLPFYRLLPTTDVSLLQTSTVYRLLPTTRRLQTTDFSLLQTFTYYRRLPSTDFYSLQTSTYYRRLTSTDFYSLQTSTYYRLLQTNRRLPSTDFYSLQTSTYYRRLQTSPSTDFSLLQTSTYYRLPLLQTSTFYRRLQTSLLLSAM comes from the exons atgcgctctagtgactcctgtggctggcCGGGCGCATGGCccctgacacggtcgccaggtgtatggtgtttcatcagaacattggtgcggctggcttccgggttaagcgggcattgtgtcaagaagcagtgctgcttggctgAGTCGTGTTTCGTGGGAcgcgcggctctcgaccttcgcctctcccgagtccatacgggagttgcagcgatgggacaaaactACCTACCAATTGAaaaccacaaaattggggagaaaaaaggggtaaaaaaaaKATAtataatttttgtttgtttgttatgtctACAGACTTCTACACACTACAGACTTCTACAGATCTCTACCTACTACAGACGTCTGACTTCTACMKWCTACAGACTTCTACCTACTACAGACTTCTACCTTCTACAGACTTCTACCTTTCAACCTACTTCTACCTTTCTACAGACTTCTACCTTCTACAGACTTCTACAGACGTCTCCCTTCTACATACTTCTACCTTTCTACAGACTTCTACCTTTCTACAGACTTCTAC CTACTACAGACGTCTCACTTCTACAGACTTCTACAGTCTACAGACTTCTACCTACTACCAGACGTCTACAGACTACAGACTTCTCCCTTCTACAGACTTTTACCTACTACAGACGTCTCCCTTCTACAGACTTCTACAGTCTACAGACTTCTACCTACTACAGACGTCTCACTTCTACAGACTTCTACAGTCTACAGACTTCTACCTACTACAGACTGTTACAGACTAACAGACGTCTCCCTTCTACAGACTTCTACAGTCTACAGACTTCTACCTACTACAGACGTCTACAGACTTCTCCTTCTACAGACTTCTCCCTTCTACAGACTTCTACCTACTACAGACTTCCTCTTCTACAGACTTCTACCTTCTACAGACGACTACAGACTTCTCTCCTCCTGAGTGCTATGTAG
- the LOC139024682 gene encoding uncharacterized protein isoform X1 translates to MRSSDSCGWPGAWPLTRSPGVWCFIRTLVRLASGLSGHCVKKQCCLAESCFVGRAALDLRLSRVHTGVAAMGQNYLPIENHKIGEKKGVKKXYIIFVCLLCLQTSTHYRLLQISTYYRRLTSTXYRLLPTTDFYLLQTSTFQPTSTFLQTSTFYRLLQTSPFYILLPFYRLLPFYRLLPSTDFYRRLPSTYFYLLQTSTYYRRLPSTDFYRLLQSTDFYLLPDVYRLQTSPFYRLLPTTDVSLLQTSTVYRLLPTTDVSLLQTSTVYRLLPTTDCYRLTDVSLLQTSTVYRLLPTTDVYRLLLLQTSPFYRLLPTTDFLFYRLLPSTDDYRLLSS, encoded by the exons atgcgctctagtgactcctgtggctggcCGGGCGCATGGCccctgacacggtcgccaggtgtatggtgtttcatcagaacattggtgcggctggcttccgggttaagcgggcattgtgtcaagaagcagtgctgcttggctgAGTCGTGTTTCGTGGGAcgcgcggctctcgaccttcgcctctcccgagtccatacgggagttgcagcgatgggacaaaactACCTACCAATTGAaaaccacaaaattggggagaaaaaaggggtaaaaaaaaKATAtataatttttgtttgtttgttatgtctACAGACTTCTACACACTACAGACTTCTACAGATCTCTACCTACTACAGACGTCTGACTTCTACMKWCTACAGACTTCTACCTACTACAGACTTCTACCTTCTACAGACTTCTACCTTTCAACCTACTTCTACCTTTCTACAGACTTCTACCTTCTACAGACTTCTACAGACGTCTCCCTTCTACATACTTCTACCTTTCTACAGACTTCTACCTTTCTACAGACTTCTACCTTCTACAGACTTCTACAGACGTCTCCCTTCTACATACTTCTACCTTCTACAGACTTCTACCTACTACAGACGTCTCCCTTCTACAG ACTTCTACAGACTTCTACAGTCTACAGACTTCTACCTACTACCAGACGTCTACAGACTACAGACTTCTCCCTTCTACAGACTTTTACCTACTACAGACGTCTCCCTTCTACAGACTTCTACAGTCTACAGACTTCTACCTACTACAGACGTCTCACTTCTACAGACTTCTACAGTCTACAGACTTCTACCTACTACAGACTGTTACAGACTAACAGACGTCTCCCTTCTACAGACTTCTACAGTCTACAGACTTCTACCTACTACAGACGTCTACAGACTTCTCCTTCTACAGACTTCTCCCTTCTACAGACTTCTACCTACTACAGACTTCCTCTTCTACAGACTTCTACCTTCTACAGACGACTACAGACTTCTCTCCTCCTGA
- the lrrc61 gene encoding leucine-rich repeat-containing protein 61 → MDSKRDMKDQETERISKVTAVLLKSRTGEFDLESILFLKLRGLGKIRLHHCHLIAEVVKCDGVEMSGGGPLLGFLVCKNSSYRNILLEMFPNIRVLDGERVVGRGSDLYKLCKDIDETIKAGFYRNGQLPELPGCKPWVDNDFWEIKRSNNAIIDEAYKQFNDVLHECRLLNNRATHVISQTERSLSLKNQPKQYTFKCAPKQYTCLNVAPKSSTLFKCAPKQYTV, encoded by the exons ATGGATTCAAAGAGAGACATGAAAGATCAAG AAACCGAGAGAATCTCCAAGGTGACGGCTGTGCTGCTGAAGTCCCGGACGGGAGAGTTTGATCTGGAATCTATTCTGTTCCTGAAGCTCCGAGGTCTCGGTAAAATCAGATTACATCATTGTCACCTT ATAGCAGAGGTGGTCAAGTGTGACGGTGTGGAGATGTCCGGTGGTGGTCCGTT ATTGGGTTTTTTAGTTTGTAAGAACTCGTCCTACAGGAACATTCTCCTGGAGATGTTCCCAAACATCAGAGTGTTGGATG GTGAAAGAGTGGTTGGACGTGGGAGTGACTTATATAAATTATGCAAAGACATTGATGAAACTATCAAAG CTGGTTTCTATAGGAATGGCCAGTTACCAGAGCTGCCTGGCTGTAAGCCCTGGGTCGACAACGACTTCTGGGAGATCAAGAGATCCAACAACGCCATTATAGACGAGGCCTACAAACAGTTCAATG ACGTCCTTCATGAATGCAGACTGCTGAACAACAGAGCAACGCATGTCATCTCACAGACGGAGAGATCTCTGAGCCTCAAGAACCAGCCAAAGCAGTACACGTTTAAATGTGCACCAAAACAGTACACTTGTTTAAATGTTGCACCAAAGAGCAGTACACTGTTTAAATGTGCACCAAAGCAGTACACTGTTTAA
- the LOC139024682 gene encoding uncharacterized protein isoform X4: MRSSDSCGWPGAWPLTRSPGVWCFIRTLVRLASGLSGHCVKKQCCLAESCFVGRAALDLRLSRVHTGVAAMGQNYLPIENHKIGEKKGVKKXYIIFVCLLCLQTSTHYRLLQISTYYRRLTSTXYRLLPTTDFYLLQTSTFQPTSTFLQTSTFYRLLQTSPFYILLPFYRLLPFYRLLPTTDVSLLQTSTVYRLLPTTRRLQTTDFSLLQTFTYYRRLPSTDFYSLQTSTYYRRLTSTDFYSLQTSTYYRLLQTNRRLPSTDFYSLQTSTYYRRLQTSPSTDFSLLQTSTFYRRLQTSLLLSAM; this comes from the exons atgcgctctagtgactcctgtggctggcCGGGCGCATGGCccctgacacggtcgccaggtgtatggtgtttcatcagaacattggtgcggctggcttccgggttaagcgggcattgtgtcaagaagcagtgctgcttggctgAGTCGTGTTTCGTGGGAcgcgcggctctcgaccttcgcctctcccgagtccatacgggagttgcagcgatgggacaaaactACCTACCAATTGAaaaccacaaaattggggagaaaaaaggggtaaaaaaaaKATAtataatttttgtttgtttgttatgtctACAGACTTCTACACACTACAGACTTCTACAGATCTCTACCTACTACAGACGTCTGACTTCTACMKWCTACAGACTTCTACCTACTACAGACTTCTACCTTCTACAGACTTCTACCTTTCAACCTACTTCTACCTTTCTACAGACTTCTACCTTCTACAGACTTCTACAGACGTCTCCCTTCTACATACTTCTACCTTTCTACAGACTTCTACCTTTCTACAGACTTCTAC CTACTACAGACGTCTCACTTCTACAGACTTCTACAGTCTACAGACTTCTACCTACTACCAGACGTCTACAGACTACAGACTTCTCCCTTCTACAGACTTTTACCTACTACAGACGTCTCCCTTCTACAGACTTCTACAGTCTACAGACTTCTACCTACTACAGACGTCTCACTTCTACAGACTTCTACAGTCTACAGACTTCTACCTACTACAGACTGTTACAGACTAACAGACGTCTCCCTTCTACAGACTTCTACAGTCTACAGACTTCTACCTACTACAGACGTCTACAGACTTCTCCTTCTACAGACTTCTCCCTTCTACAGACTTCTAC CTTCTACAGACGACTACAGACTTCTCTCCTCCTGAGTGCTATGTAG